A genome region from Microbacterium sp. CGR2 includes the following:
- a CDS encoding MFS transporter: MFRSFANVNYRIWFFGALVSNVGGWMQATAQDWVVLTELTDNDAAAMGFTMALQFGPPLVLVSLTGWVADRFDRRHILFVTQAGLLALAVAVGVLLLGGVMTLPMMFGFALAFGVVNAFDAPARQAFVSDMVSAGDTSNAVALNSASFNLARMIGPAVGGLLIVAIGSGWVFIVNAATFLAMILALMLMRQSLLAPRLKNRNRGGLAAGFRYVWARSDLRVVFVTVFLVGAFGMNFPIFASTMAIEFGSGADGYGVLSSILAIGSLAGALLAARRDRARVRVVILAAGGFGIAAFVSSAMPTYASYAVTLMFTGFMIVTLLTTANGYVQMTTDPALRGRVLALYMAVIMGSTPVGAPIAGWVADTFGPRAAIMLGGTAGLVACAIGAVWVFSSGRLHRDENRRFLLTLDETRPLDIIDRPDPIEFSDEAAVTTPIRTSKKSD; the protein is encoded by the coding sequence ATGTTCCGCTCCTTCGCGAACGTGAACTACCGCATCTGGTTCTTCGGCGCCCTGGTGTCGAACGTCGGCGGCTGGATGCAGGCCACCGCCCAGGACTGGGTCGTGCTGACCGAACTGACCGACAACGACGCCGCCGCCATGGGCTTCACGATGGCCCTGCAGTTCGGCCCGCCCCTGGTGCTCGTCAGCCTCACCGGGTGGGTGGCCGACCGCTTCGATCGGCGCCACATCCTCTTCGTCACGCAGGCCGGACTTCTCGCACTGGCCGTCGCCGTCGGAGTGCTGCTGCTCGGCGGAGTGATGACGCTGCCGATGATGTTCGGCTTCGCACTCGCGTTCGGAGTCGTGAACGCGTTCGACGCTCCGGCGCGGCAGGCCTTCGTCTCCGACATGGTGTCTGCGGGCGACACCTCCAACGCCGTCGCCCTCAACTCGGCATCCTTCAACCTGGCGCGCATGATCGGCCCGGCCGTCGGTGGACTCCTGATCGTGGCCATCGGCTCCGGCTGGGTCTTCATCGTCAACGCGGCGACGTTCCTCGCGATGATCCTCGCCCTGATGCTGATGCGGCAGAGCCTGCTCGCCCCCCGCCTGAAGAACCGCAATCGAGGCGGCCTGGCGGCCGGCTTCCGGTACGTCTGGGCGCGCAGCGATCTCCGCGTCGTCTTCGTGACGGTGTTCCTCGTCGGCGCCTTCGGGATGAACTTCCCCATCTTCGCCTCGACGATGGCGATCGAATTCGGGTCGGGCGCCGACGGGTACGGCGTGCTCAGCTCCATCCTCGCGATCGGGTCTCTCGCCGGCGCCCTGCTCGCGGCCCGGCGGGACCGGGCGCGCGTGCGGGTCGTGATCCTCGCCGCCGGGGGCTTCGGCATCGCCGCGTTCGTGTCGTCCGCGATGCCGACCTATGCCTCGTACGCCGTCACGCTGATGTTCACCGGGTTCATGATCGTGACCCTGCTGACCACGGCGAACGGCTACGTGCAGATGACCACCGACCCTGCTCTTCGCGGACGCGTGCTCGCCCTGTACATGGCGGTGATCATGGGCTCGACACCCGTCGGTGCGCCCATCGCCGGGTGGGTGGCCGACACATTCGGCCCTCGGGCGGCGATCATGCTCGGCGGAACTGCGGGCCTCGTCGCCTGCGCGATCGGCGCGGTCTGGGTGTTCTCCTCCGGCCGCTTGCATCGCGACGAGAACCGGCGGTTCCTGCTCACTCTCGACGAGACGCGCCCCCTCGACATCATCGACCGGCCCGACCCCATCGAATTCAGCGACGAGGCGGCCGTCACCACACCCATCCGCACATCGAAGAAGAGCGACTGA
- the ddaH gene encoding dimethylargininase, which produces MSFENTMTTSETTTAGPARTAHRRHYLMCEPSHFTVNYSINPWMEPSKPTDTAKAVEQWKKLHDLYVELGHTVELIEPLAGFPDMVYTANGGFLIDGRAYVPKFRFVERQGESPAFADWFRDAGYDTVIPEEVNEGEGDFLLVGDVILAGTGFRSTGDSHREVGEVFGREVLSLNLVDPRFYHLDTAIAVLDPVQGVENGGPERANIAYLPGAFDDASRAILEERFPEAILVSDEDGSVFGLNSSSDGYNVVISPRAKGFEQQLRERGYNPIMVDLSELLLGGGGIKCCTLELRGAK; this is translated from the coding sequence ATGTCTTTCGAAAACACCATGACCACGTCGGAGACCACGACCGCCGGCCCCGCTCGCACGGCGCACCGTCGCCACTACCTGATGTGCGAGCCGTCCCACTTCACCGTGAACTACTCCATCAACCCGTGGATGGAGCCGAGCAAGCCCACGGACACCGCCAAGGCCGTCGAGCAGTGGAAGAAACTGCACGATCTCTACGTCGAGCTCGGGCACACGGTCGAACTGATCGAGCCGCTCGCCGGATTCCCCGACATGGTCTACACCGCCAACGGCGGGTTCCTCATCGACGGCCGCGCCTACGTCCCGAAGTTCCGTTTCGTCGAGCGCCAGGGCGAGTCCCCGGCCTTCGCCGACTGGTTCCGCGACGCCGGCTACGACACGGTCATCCCCGAGGAGGTCAACGAGGGTGAGGGCGACTTCCTCCTCGTCGGCGACGTGATCCTCGCCGGTACCGGATTCCGCTCGACCGGTGACAGCCACCGCGAGGTGGGCGAGGTGTTCGGCCGCGAGGTGCTCTCGCTGAACCTCGTCGATCCCCGGTTCTACCACCTCGACACCGCGATCGCGGTGCTCGACCCGGTGCAGGGCGTCGAGAACGGCGGCCCGGAGCGCGCCAACATCGCGTACCTCCCCGGGGCTTTCGACGACGCGAGCCGGGCGATCCTCGAAGAGCGCTTCCCCGAGGCGATCCTGGTCTCCGACGAAGACGGATCGGTGTTCGGACTGAACTCCTCCAGCGACGGCTACAACGTGGTCATCTCCCCGCGGGCGAAGGGTTTCGAGCAGCAGCTGCGCGAGCGGGGCTACAACCCGATCATGGTCGACCTCTCCGAGCTTCTCCTCGGTGGCGGCGGCATCAAGTGCTGCACGCTCGAACTCCGCGGTGCCAAGTGA
- the rocD gene encoding ornithine--oxo-acid transaminase, with translation MTAEPHVAHNYHPLPVNIARGEGAWLTDVEGKRYLDLLSAYSAVNFGHRHPALVAALTEQLGRVTLVSRAFVSDRLEMFAAELAKLAGKEMVLPMNTGAEAVETGIKVARAWGYRSKGIADGRARIIVAAGNFHGRTTTIVSFSDDESARDDFGPYTPGFDVVPYGDADAIAAAITDDTAAVLIEPIQGEAGVVIPPEGYLRRIREICDEKNVLFIADEIQSGLGRVGETFACDREGVVPDLYLLGKALGGGILPVSAVVGDADVLGVIRPGEHGSTFGGNPLAAAVGLRVVEMLESGEFQERARALGAHLDKALQPLVGHGVTAIRIAGLWAGVDIDPARGTGREIAEKLLARGVLVKDTHGQTIRIAPPLVIRATEIDWAVEQLKLVLGA, from the coding sequence GTGACGGCTGAACCGCACGTGGCGCACAACTACCACCCGCTGCCGGTGAACATCGCCCGCGGAGAGGGCGCCTGGCTCACCGACGTCGAGGGCAAGCGGTACCTCGACCTGCTCTCGGCCTACTCGGCGGTGAACTTCGGCCACCGGCATCCGGCTCTGGTCGCAGCCCTCACCGAGCAGCTCGGCCGCGTCACGCTCGTCAGCCGCGCGTTCGTCAGCGATCGTCTCGAGATGTTCGCCGCCGAGCTCGCGAAACTGGCGGGCAAAGAGATGGTGCTGCCGATGAACACCGGCGCCGAAGCGGTCGAGACCGGCATCAAGGTCGCCCGTGCCTGGGGGTACCGGTCCAAGGGGATCGCCGACGGGCGCGCCCGCATCATCGTCGCTGCCGGCAACTTCCACGGACGTACGACGACGATCGTCAGCTTCAGCGACGACGAGTCAGCGCGTGACGACTTCGGGCCATACACGCCCGGTTTCGATGTCGTCCCCTACGGAGATGCGGATGCGATCGCCGCCGCCATCACCGACGACACGGCGGCCGTGCTCATCGAACCGATCCAGGGCGAAGCGGGAGTCGTGATCCCGCCGGAGGGATACCTCCGCCGCATCCGTGAGATCTGCGACGAGAAGAACGTGCTGTTCATCGCCGACGAGATCCAGTCCGGCCTCGGGCGCGTCGGCGAGACGTTCGCGTGCGATCGCGAAGGCGTCGTGCCCGACCTGTATCTGCTGGGCAAGGCGCTCGGCGGCGGCATCCTTCCCGTCTCCGCCGTCGTCGGCGACGCGGACGTGCTCGGCGTGATCCGCCCCGGCGAGCACGGCTCGACGTTCGGCGGCAACCCGCTCGCCGCAGCCGTCGGGCTGCGTGTGGTCGAGATGCTCGAATCGGGTGAGTTCCAGGAGCGTGCGCGCGCCCTCGGCGCCCACCTCGACAAGGCGCTGCAGCCGCTCGTCGGACACGGCGTCACGGCCATCCGCATCGCAGGGCTGTGGGCCGGCGTCGACATCGATCCCGCTCGCGGGACCGGTCGCGAGATCGCGGAGAAGCTCCTGGCGCGCGGCGTGCTCGTCAAAGACACCCACGGCCAGACCATCCGCATCGCACCGCCCCTGGTCATCCGTGCGACGGAGATCGACTGGGCGGTCGAGCAGCTCAAGCTCGTGCTCGGAGCCTGA